From one Nematostella vectensis chromosome 7, jaNemVect1.1, whole genome shotgun sequence genomic stretch:
- the LOC125568436 gene encoding tyrosyl-DNA phosphodiesterase 1-like: MRTSPDHSRLAWFMVTSSNLSKAAWGVLEKGGSQLMIRSYEIGVLFLPADQDDNKTFFGIAGQNRLSDEPCTHVHVPFDLPPSPYSDDEKPWMWDVRYLDKPDTNGNIWSPS, from the exons ATGCGCACGTCGCCAGATCACAGCAGGCTGGCATGGTTCATGGTCACCAG TTCGAACTTGTCCAAGGCGGCATGGGGGGTGCTAGAGAAGGGCGGTTCCCAGCTCATGATCCGCTCGTACGAGATCGGCGTGCTCTTCCTCCCAGCCGATCAG GATGACAACAAGACGTTCTTTGGTATTGCCGGACAGAACCGCTTGTCAGACGAACCTTGCACACACGTGCACGTGCCCTTTGATCTTCCGCCCTCTCCGTACAGTGACGACG AGAAACCTTGGATGTGGGATGTACGATACCTCGATAAACCGGACACAAATGGCAATATCTGGTCACCTTCCTGA